The following are from one region of the Nicotiana tomentosiformis chromosome 7, ASM39032v3, whole genome shotgun sequence genome:
- the LOC138895531 gene encoding uncharacterized protein — MATTLNKTLPDLSKLEPLDYNNYKRWSQKLLILFEQLEVDFVLFNEPPAHVVSNTTNVADSSNINAIVVAYDAAKKKYEKDNKTVRGHLLNHMTNTLFDLFINYKSAKVIWDSLEKKYGVDDTGKKKYVVGKSIKFLMVDDKPIMEQVHEYENLTADVLNEGMEMCQILQANVLFENFSPS, encoded by the coding sequence ATGGCTACCACTTTGAACAAAACACTTCCTGACCTGTCAAAGCTTGAGCCTTTAGATTACAACAATTATAAGCGTTGGTCCCAGaaacttttaattttatttgAACAATTAGAAGTGGATTTCGTTTTGTTTAACGAACCTCCTGCTCATGTTGTTTCCAATACTACTAATGTTGCTGATAGTTCTAATATAAATGCTATTGTTGTTGCTTATGATGCTGCTAAAAAGAAATATGAAAAGGATAATAAAACTGTTCGAGGGCATCTGCTTAACCATATGACTAATACTCTCTTTGATttgtttataaattataaatCTGCTAAAGTCATATGGGATAGTTTGGAGAAGAAATATGGTGTGGATGATACGGGGAAAAAGAAGTATGTAGTTGGAAAGTCGATCAAGTTTCTGATGGTTGATGATAAGCCAATCATGGAGCAGGTTCACGAGTATGAGAATTTGACTGCTGATGTTCTGAACGAAGGCATGGAGATGTGTCAGATTCTTCAAGCTAATGTTCTGTTTGAAAATTTTTCACCTTCGTAG